GACAAGACAGACAACATCGTAAGTACACAAAAACGTTTCCTGATGTGCATGAGAGCTTACCAAGAACGGAGTCCAGCAAATACAAGAGACACACATGATGGCCAGGAGCTGGGTTATCATCTCTATGTGGTGTGATCTGCCTTGTCTGTGCTGCTGGCTTTTCAACCTAGATTTCAGTAATGTTATTCCAGTCATAGCATTGCATAAGAAAGAGATGGCCAGAGCCAAGAACCCCAGAGATGAAAACAGCAGAAGATGAAACTGATCCAGCCAGGTTTCAATGTGCTCCGTCTTTAGAAAGCACCATGTCTTGGTGGCCTGGATGTGATAAGATCTCAAAGTCAATATTGGCAGCAACGCCACCAGGATGGCAAACAGCCAAACAAAAGTCAAGATGATTTTGGCGTGCCTTGACGTCATGGTGGTAGAATGAAAGATTGGCTCAGTGACTCCAACACACCGTTCCACAGCCATGACGCTCCCAAGCAACAGCGGACACAGTCCAAAGAACACCATGCACATGCCAAAGATACTGCAAAGAACATCGGCGTGGTCGAATTTTGACCAGTTCCTATCTGATGCATAGATGTACACAGCTATGGCTCCATTAATGAGGTGGCCAAAGAGGTCCGTGATGACCAAGCCGCTGGCGAACAACAAGAACGAGGCCTTGGATTTTTTCCTAAATCTTTGGTAGGCTTTCATGAGTATTGCTATAGCGAGGCTGTTAGATGTAATTCCCACGGTCATGAAAACGATGCTGAAGAACACTGAGATCTTATGTTCAGTGCGGTGGGTGGTATTAGTTGGGGACGTGGGTCCACCATATAGATCCGGGACCAGGCTGTTGTTCATGGTGGGATATGAAGAGGCTAAATTTGCATCATCTCCACTGTGCAATGTAACCTGCAGAGATAAAAGGTATTTTAATATTGGAGATGACGAATATGATAAATACAGATTTTTGGATGCATTCGGTGAATAAGACTTTATCATATCTTATAAAAAATGATAGATATCCCATACCATTAATCCTTTGCGTGTCATAAGGTTATATAATTAAAATTTAGAAAAAACTTCTTATTTGCTCCCTTCTGGTCTATTAAGCTCTTCCCGCCCAGCCCTGGCATCCCTTTAATGGGATCTATGTGCCCAGGGGGATGAGAAGGATCAGCCGATCATATGACCAATGTGAGGAGGTAGTCCCAATGACTCCCAATCATTAGTGCAGACCAAGAGCGGTCTTTGACAGCTTTGTCACTGTGCAATCTCAGCAGAGAAAACTCTGCCACCCATTGATGCATATGTGCAGCACGTGGGCGTTTGCTGCCGCACATAAGTGTTACatgggcggcaagaggttaaagtataatttaaagtggttctaaaggctgacgtttttttaccttcatgcattctatgcatgaaggagaaaaaaccttctgtgtgcagctccaccccagctcccataatacttacctgagcctgctcTCGATCCAGCATTGGCtcacagacagcagcaggaggcattggttctcattgctgtcaatcacagccagtgaggagggagcagggggtggggctgagccccaTTCTCTGTGTCCATGGACATGCAGAGAGGGGCTTGGGAGAGAGCATGCACAAATGCCcccttagcaagcagcttgctatggggcactgagcagggggggaggagccaggaacgccaaCGGGGaaccctagaaaaggaggatcagggctactctgtgcaaaacctttacatgacatgtttgttattttaaaaaaaatgtacctttaataTCAAGAGCTCTTCCAGATGATTGGGAGGGGGCAGTTAATACAGCCTCAGCTCTGATCCTGTGTTCTGTGTGCAGAGGGGGGGGTATCCCTacactccaatcagctctcagagctctcctcactgagctctgaaaagtgtaatttcagctctctgccccctgtgttctgacagttcagacaagctttataaattctgggtTTTGAATTGATGTGAAAAAGAGAaggttgcagataaacaggtacaacttatgtatgaggatttgtttcatctctgtgtatcacctgaggccagtcacttcattggctATAATATGTAGGGTATTTAcactcactttaaccacttcccgcccggcctatagcaaaatgacggccgggcagtggttcagttatcctgactgggcgtcatatgatgtccttcaggataacagccgccgcgcacccgtgggggcgttcatcgcggcgatcggtggtgcggtgtgtccgacggaggctctttaccacatgatcagccgtgtccaatcatggctgatcacgatgtaaacaggaaaagccgctgatcagcttttcctcactcgcgtccgacagacgcgagtagaggagagccaatcgccggctctcctgacagtgggggtctgtgctgtttgtttatcagcgcagcccccctcggatgcccacactggaccaccagggaagccgccaggaccaccagggaagcccccaacatgtggatggccaggtacatccctcatggccatccacatgtgcccaatctgtgccaatcagtgcccacaaatagaCACTGACTGGCACCATAGAGTAATAGATGAATTgagtaatgcccagcaatgccacccatcagtgccacccatcagtgtccatcagtgccacctatcagtgcccatccgtgccacctatcagtgccacccataagtacccaccagtgccacccataagtacccatcagtgctgcctacgagtgcccaacagtgccgcctatgagtgcccatcagtgctgcataccagtgccacctatcagtgtccatcggtgccacctatcagtgtcacctaggcGGTttcctgatgcggggaggagctactagcgccgccaggggaccccagaagaggaggatcggggccactctgtgcaaaacgaacttcacaatggaggtaagtatgacatgtttgttatttttaaaaaaacaaacacaagggtttagtaaccctttaatctCAGAAGTGAgcaggagagggtggctacattcctatacCTCCCAACCATCTCTGATTAGCTGGGACCATCCCGGGATTTGATGTAAGTCCCGGAGCGGAGTgggcgtgggcactgacagctcagcaatCACCCCCGGAGGTAAGTAAAGCAGGGATCGGGGGTGGGGAGGATGCATGCTGTtagttcactttttcatttttttctgtacaGGTGAACTAATAATATGAAAACACAAATCAAATGAGTTTCAGAAAGAGAAGAGGCATTGAAGAGATCTGCAATATGGGGAATGAAGGCACTAGGCATGCAAGGCAATCAataatcatattaaaaaaaaaaaaagaaaaagtattcccgatcaataataacaataaaatattgctttAAAAATTAGACTAAAAGGCTACAATCTATTGTGCTGTCTTCCTGACAGTGGCAGAAGAAACATAAGCAAGTGATAAATGAAAACCTGAATCCTATAAAGCAGtctttttctcaacctttttacccagaggaacccttgaaaatcaTTTTCTAGTCtggaggaacccttactaaaaccaattcattggtggtcagtgaaaaataatgccccttacatttgtggtcatgtgGAATGAGGCagctcttacactggtggtcaaaaTGCAATCCCTATGGACGGCTTAAAAGACTGTTGGCTTCATGCATCTGGCTCTACCAAGTGGCAttgaccccagaactatgcagacaccttaagataggaggtcaatcggccacagttcaaggaacccctagcaacctttggaggaaccctggggttccacggaatcctggttgagaatggctgctataaAGAATAGAAAGTTGACCCCAGTTCATTGTAAGGCTTTTAGCGAGCTCTTACCTTCGCTCTGTTCAGAGGCTGTTTGCCTGGTCATGTCTCTTCTCAGACTGACTAGGTGAGTGGGAGGTTTTGCTCTTTATGATTTCCTGAGAATATGTGTTCTTACAAGAAAATGAACTGCATCCCTTTAGCCATATAGAGTCTTAGGAattatctcaaaaaaaaaaaagaaacttctgTTGCAGGAGATGCTTCTAATTTGATTTCCATCGATGCAGACGGCTGGGACAAGCAACGGACTCATCATACAAGCGTGACATGAGATACTTGGGGACAGTCTATATATAAAACACAATGGCCCTCGCTTGTCACATTGCAAAGAAGTGACATTTGACTGTCTTCTTCATATCAGAGAACCTTACCCTGATATAACCGGAATAACTGTTAATACCAGTAAGAGCTCATTCACATCAGATCAcattcattttttatgttttgtattgaactgcatcaggtGATTGTTCAATAGTATGCCAACATCTAGTGGAGGTATTGGGCCACTAAAAACGTGTTTACTATGAGATTTTGCCCCACCCCCCTTTAGTGCTAGTGCTTTTCACAcaagctgtccgatcaggtccgtctgtcagtttttcaggtggatctgatagGACCTTGCAGTCTCCTTTAtggggcggcggatgtcagcagacacatatcCGCTGCTATCTAATCcagacctcccaacattttgagatgggaatgagggacacctactagcaaatgtatgtaggcataggacacccccccccccccccgccacaccaccttaaaggagaattaacccaaaaaaaaggttaattaaatccacaagtgcttttttttaccactactattcctttatattggcttttaaaatgtacaaatgcagcaatttagaatttggatgaaaggtttagcactgggaaacactttttgaaagataaaaagtgcattttatatacaactatatagatcagaccaaaatgagggacaactgaggaggaatgagggacagagggacattgctctaaatcagggatggtccctcgaaatcagggacatttgggagctatgtttAATCTAATCCTgcccgtgaaatccagacggatggaggtcctattttccGTCTGACTGGCAGATCAgataggatcggatgaaaacgaacagacagtccatttccatccgatttccccatagaggagagctggactgtgtccgtgtccgctctgcacagcggagcagacaggacctgtcatccgcctgctcagcagggatcaggggAGCGATCCCTCACTGAGAAAAAGGAATCCATTGCACGACGGCACCCAATGATAGCAAACCACCACCGCTGGAGGTGCTCAAAGGGCTGGAGCAGATGCTCTGTAGTCCAACCCCCAAACTGACATCCCTTCCGTATTATACCTACAGGAGTCCTgaaacttctcctccagccctgtgagcacctccagcggctgtGGTTTGCTATCATTGGTGAGGCGGGGACACTGCAGATATGGTTTTGAATAGATATTCACTTTGTGAGTTGTTATAAATATTTAATAAACTGCCTATTGCTGCACTACATGGCGCTTTGCTTTCCTTactgcacaggtgtcaaacacaaggcccgcgggccgaatccggccctccaggcaatttcatgtggccctcgcacctctcctgcaactGCAGGAgagctctggtcctcctccagacccctactttctgctttcaagcttcttcccagcagcagcataaggaaaggggggtgcactgtgatgtaagggagagtgggggactcaacttctgatggtggggtggctcttgacatctaatgtaaggggaggggatgcgttggacatctaatcttacagatacaaccggcccttttgagggcaatcataatgctgatgcggcccacgatgaagttgagtttgacacccctgccttactgggttcacacacacacaggagcggtgggggaacgTACATGCAATTCGGATTTGGATTTGTGCCCATTCAATTTGTCTGgacacaaattgcaccccaaagatAACATTTCGGTACCGTGTATGAGTAGTTGTGAAAATACCCGGTATCGGAACCGAAAGGTTCCCTGACCCGCCAATGATAGCAAGCCActgccgctggaggtgctcacaaggCTGGAGGAGATATTCGGcaccccccaagctgacatcacttctgctttATACCCACAGAAGATCCAGAACTTCTaccccagccctgtgagcacctccagtggccGTGGTTTGCTATCATCGGTGGGACAAGGACACTGCAGATATAGATTTGACTAGATATTTACACTGTGAGTTATTTTAACATTTTAATAAACTGCCTATTGCTGTACTACATGGCGCTTTTCTTTCTttactggatttacacacacaggcATGGTGGGGGAAATTACATGCAAATCGGATTAGGATTTGTGCCCATTCATTTTGTCTGGACACAAATTTCACCCCAAAGATTCCATTTGGGTATCGGGAGCATTGTCACGAGTATGAGTAGTCGTGAAATTacttggtatcggcaccaatactgatatcggtatcagtgcatccctacttcttatacttcaaaagactggaaaaacatcctccgcactgcaattagctgaagtaaacGTGCATtgtattcaacttctgtgtcttgaAGAGTTGAAGATTGAGGAGTTAAggtgcctgtggatggtgccaagtcagcaggtgaccatactctccagacagactgggtctatGGAGGTAAGTCCACGCATGAAAAGAAAGAGGATGGAACGCTCCTCTCCAAGGAAACAATTTAGGTGTAAAGAGGAGTGGAACCGGCTCCAGTCCGACTCCTCCCAGGCCCCTCCCAAGTTCTATTGGCTGCGGTATGATGTGATACGGTGGTTTGCGTCACACCAGGTTGCGCTGAAAAAAGTATGCATGCCATACTTTTATTCAGCATACATTACCTGAATAAATAGGTGTGAACTGGCATGATGGGAAAGGGGCTTTCTAACTTATCTTGGCCCAATGTAGTCCCAACCTACCTGGCTTGACTGGCCCTTATGGTTGCCACAAATGCTTTGATTTTATTATCTGATTGATTCATTACTCGATCAAAAATCTTTCTTTCCAATTGACTCAATTTCAATTGGAATCTATCAAACTGAGGGGATTATCCAGGGCACAATATAATTGATTTAGCATTGATTGTCAGCATGAATACAATCGTATTTCAATCAATCAGATTATGGGATTACATGGTGGAAGCAGAGAAATGATTAATAATTTACAATCATAAACTATGATCGTATCTTAACTGTTGATTGGAATACACTTCCCTGCACGTAGCATATTGATCTAATGGGATGTCAGCTATGGATCAATTATTCAGATTGGAAAAGATTGATTGGAGAAGATATCGGCCATTTATCGAAGTGTGTATGGGCACCATTGGTCTTTTCCTGTCATCATTCTTCTATAATTCTtcaatttataaaatatataacacATAATTTAGTTGCTAgttttatgtaaaaaaattgttttttttttatatctgctaaTGGTTCAGTATtaaaaaataatgactaaaatagaCAGCTTTTGTCTCTTCCATAATGAGTAGTGTTATGACTCTCACCTGCTAAAACTAGAAATACCGAGGAATACAGAGGAAGTTTCTGGTGTTAACTATTTGTATTACTGCAGCATATTTGTCTCCCGCTCACTTCCCCCAGATTAACTAACTCTTCTGCGAGCTGTGTACAGACGTCCTGTAATGTTCTCTGCAGAGGTGGATGGTTTCTGGTTCTCCGGATGATGAAGCACTTTAGGTTTATGCTTCTCTCCTCTGAATGGAGAGCACCCTGCAAACGGTAATTATATCCCAAGAACCATCTTCTGAAACTAGTACTTCTACATTAGCTAATGTCATATAGTAGTTTGGTTAAAAAAGGGTTCTAGAAAGCACTTTTCTTGACAACATTTCAGAGATTTTAGAGATCTGACCAACCAGTCTGTGTATACCAGCCATGCTCTACCAGGGTTCCTCTAGGTCAGCCATTCTCCATCAGTTTTCCTCTAGGTCAGCCATTCTCCATCAGTATTCCTCTAGGTCAGCCATTCTCCACCAGGGCTCCTCTAAGTCAGCTATTCTTCACCAGGGCTCCTCTAGGTCAGCCATTCTCCACCAGTATTCCTCTAGGTCAGCCATTCTCCACCAGGGCTCCTCTAAGTCAGCTATTCTTCACCAGGGCTCCTCTAAGTCAGCCATTCTCCACCAGTATTCCTCTAGGTCAGCCATTCTCCACCAGGGTTCCTCTAAGTCAGCCATTCTCCACCAGTATTACTCTAGGTCAGCCATTCTCCACCAGGGTTCCTCTAAGTCAGCAATTCTCCACCAGTATTTCTCTAGGTCATCAGCCATTCTCCACCAGGGTTCCTCTAAGTCATCCATTCTCCACCAGGGATCCTCTAGGTCATCCATTCTCCACCAGGGATCCTCTAGGTCATCCATTCACTACCAGGGTTCCTCTAGGTCAGCCATTCTCCACCAGCCTTCCCCTAGGTCAGCCGTTACAACCAGGGTTCCGCTAGGTCAACCACTCTCTACCAGAGTTCCCTTAGGTCACTCATTCTCCATCAGGGTTTTCCTAGGTCAGCCATTCTCTACCACAGCTCCTCTAAGTCAGCCATTCCCTGCCAGGGTTCTTCTAGGCCCCTCATTCTCTACTTAGAGTTCCTCTAGGTTGGCCCTTTTTTACCAGAGTTACTCCAGATGTTGGTAGGGGTTCCTTgatctgtggctgattgacctcccatttgatggtgcctgcatagttccaggttcAGTGCCACTTGGCAAAgctagcagcatgacaccaattattTTTTAACTGTCTTTAGGGGGCATGCTGACAATAACTGTAAGGGTTTCAGTCTTCCCTCTGACCTTTCAAGGGACATTTTAGAGCTGAACTCTCGGCACAAAAGCTGTCacttaaatactgtatatatctccAAGGATATACTGTAAATCTACTTTGTATGCAAtactttgcaaacccagatattaccatataaaagtagcagtgacataatCGCTGTGCTGTGCTTAGCCCGtagagagaacagagctgtgggaggcatGCATCAGACCCCATTTACAAGACCGATACAAGACCAAACACCTTGCACAAGGaatgagagcagcagtgaccgctccttattacaggaagctccttcacaaagaaaaagtctcacactggattattgtacagatctggaagaaatacacaaagtacaccaaCATTCTAGTAAGAATACACAttactcttgtatttagacaataattGCTTATTCAGAAATTCAGTTTTAAAGCTTTCCTAACCTACAGTAATTATTCCTCATAACATACATAAGGAAGTTATTTGATCAGCACACTTTACCATTAAGCATGCCTCCCTGCTTTGTgagagtgtttctgagccttttcgagagtttccgagttcagccgagctgcccctgagtatttccaaggctctccggcgcccccccccccccccccctggccacatgcagtattgcatgcaatagaagtcaatgcggaatgaattatcttcGAATGgatggattatgctcataatccaaggttccactgtatagacaAATGGCATGGCCCTTCCATTCCTCCAGTGTCCTGGACCATGAGGATTAATGTGCAAATAAATTGATTGGtgttacccattttttttttaactctacttttggcttttaaaataataaatagaatAACTTAGTTCAGTAAAACATTTTTGATagttaaataatacattttgttaTATGGATCCTAGCACCaggccaaaaagagggacaactaagGAAGGTTCCAAAAGAGGGGCAAGCCCTGCAAATCatggacggttgggaggtatgcaaactaTTGATTTGCAGTATTTAATGGCTTTGTATAATTTGAATAAAATCATTAAATTGTTACATGTTTTCAGACCTCGGACACAACACGTTTAAAGATTTAGGAATTCGTACCTCCGAGGGATGTGCCTTTAGTAGTGTACAGTACTGGGAATTTCCTAAAACACATACTTCCGATTCCAGAGTGAATTTTCTATCTTTGTACAGGAGTTGAGCAACATCTTTAAAGGCTTTCATAATAATAACCTTTTCATTCTGCTTTTAACAAGCTGGACTGTAGCCCCcaccaagccaaaaaaaaaatctcactgcaAATACCGAGAGCAGAATTAAACACAAACCACAAACCTCACAGAACTAGTATACAGCATTATACAAGAACAGTGAGTCCGATCTCTCTCATCCCAGGCTGTTCAGACCTTAATCCATCTCCAAGGACTCTGCTTTGTAATGACAAAtataatgggggtcatttactaaaactggagagtgcaaaatctggttcagctgtgcatagaaaccaatcagattccaggttttattgccaaagcttaattgaacaaactggagttagaagctgattggctaccatgcacagctgtaccagattctgactgcaccagttttagtaaatctcctccaatgtGTTACTTGATAGTACTTATTGATACTGTACTATATGCTCTTTCCTGGAAAATGTGTCAATAACTAATGCTGaatcactatgggggttatttacgaaaggcaaatccactttgcactgcaagtgcacttggaagtgcagtcgctctaaatctaaggggtagatctgtaatgaggggaagctctgctgattttattatccaatcatgtgcaagctaaaatgctgttttttattttccttgcatgtccccctcggatctacagcgactttacttccaagtgcacttgtagtgccaagtggattttcctttagttaaTAATCCCCTATgtgtttctttttttcatgcaagcAGTTTGTAGGCAGATGCCTAAAAgttaaactatattaccaaaagtattgggacgcctgcctttacacgcacttgaactttaatgacatcccagtcttagtccgttgggtttaatattgagttggcccaccctttgcagctataacagcttcaagtcttccgggaaggctgtccacaaggtttaggaatgtgtctatgggaatgtttgaccattcttccagaagtgcatttgtgaggtcaggcactgatgttgggcgagaagacctggctcgcagtctctgctcgaattcatcccaaaggtgttctatcagcttgaggtcaggactctgtgcaggccagtcaagttcctccacctcaaactcgctcatccatgtctttatggaccttgctttgtgcactggtgtgcagtcattttggaacaggaaggggccatccccaaattgttcccacaatgttaggaacatgaaattgtcctgacctcaacctgatagaacacctctgggatgaattagagcagagactgcgagccaggccttctcatccaacatcagttcctgacctcacaaatgcacttgtggaagaatggtcaaacattcccatagacacactcctaaaccttgtggacggccttctcagaagagttgaagctggaatactgtggctgcaaagggtgggccaactcaacattgaaccctacggactaaggctggattcacacctatgcatttttagtgctttttgcattttgcagatttgcactacagaacatgttccataggaaaccatgttaaatggattgtagtgcaaatctgcaaaatgcaaaaagcaccaaaactgcataggtgtgaatccagcctaagactgggatgccattacagctcatgtgcgtgcaaaggcaggcgtcccaatactttcggtaataaACAGTATTTGcattttgtaccccccccccccccttgtagcagtaaatctgttttggggcggtcgttaagtggttaaaggaaaccaatgcagctaccacatctaagaatcAGCAAGccgcaatatattaaattttagtTTTTTGGGTATAATCCTGCTTTAATGTCTAGCGGCACAGTAAAGGACCATTAGATGGTGTTTTGGagttaacataaaaaaaagaaatcactgaAAGCCTTCAGACTCAAATAAATCTGATCATAAAAATGATCCCTAGTCATTAGTGGGCTATAGAACTCAGCTAATCACTGCTTTCATCTAACATGGTCATATAATATATTATTGTGTTGATGTTGAGAAAAACCACATTTCTTTTTTTCTCCAAGCCTTTACTGTAAACCCAAGTCTCTGTTTGTCAGCCACAAATGGATGTGGTCCCTTCGTGTATTAAAGAAACTGTCATGAACTGTCATTATTGTCCTCATAAAATAAATGCAAATTCCTTGGCTGTTATTCTAACCCAACGAGCATTAATAGTTTGCATCCCTGACCTGGAAATAGGATACTGATCAGGAGTGAATTTGGAACTCCTGATattcctatgccccgtacacacgataggattttccgacaacaaatgttccatgtgagcttgttgtcggaaattccgaccgtgtgtaggctacatcggacatttattgtcggaatttccgacaacaaaaatttaaaagctggttctcaaattttccgacaacaaaatccgtcgcaatatccgatcgtgtgtacacaattctgatgcacacaaagttccacgcatgctcagaatcaagcagaagagccgcactggctattgaacttcatttttcttggctcgtcgtacgtgtcgtacgtcactgcgttcttgacgttcgaaatttccgacaagatttgtgcgaccgtgtgtatgcaagacaagtttgagccaacatccgtcggaaaaaaaacatggatttagttgtcggaatgtccgatcgtgtgtacggggcattactgtttctaGGTCAGTGACTTATATTGAAGGAAGCGTGCCAGCATGATAGCCAGACAACCAATATCATAAAGCCTAACCCCAGGAAATTTGAAAAACCCTACCTTGCAGTAGTGCTGCGCCCCCACTGAAAGGGTTAACCTCTCGTTTAGATCTAGGGGGCATGGAAACGTAGATATAATTTACCCACTCCTCTGCACCACTAGACCTGCCCCCAAAGTGCCTTCTCCTCCATGCTCCAGCATTCTAATGACCTGACATCATTTAAGTGCTTCTcaagcagtgttgccaacttaccagattgaaatttactgacatgacacccaaaatttactggcacagccaagtttattactggcatttccaaaagttacacaattacagttttaagtgcaaactttatcatttaggctacaaacaagtacaatgtgCAATTAGCTAtgcgatttaaggtagatattagggcaaaaaaacatatttctattttattttcaatatagtaagtaattAGCTGAGGGACAGGACttaagagggcaagaaattagaattggAAGGCACATACACAcatatgaaattgactctcacagtgacaatgacaacagtgtgcagcagcacagatgatgatgacatctcaccgacacgacacgtccccctcctgagtcacagtgacagtctccctccacgccaggtggtccctccagtccattCCAGTCCAAATAGCACTGAGCGTCctgctcccagcttgccttgctcccatccgcAGACCCGTAAATGAGGCTCCGGCCACTCCGCTATgatcccttgcaccatgacattacACCGCACACTCAGGCACCGCCTGAACCCACCACTGCCGGATGGTCTCGACCGGGCGTCACAGCCatcttttttactggcaactttttgcTGTTACTggaaggagaaaagtgcccattttttactagCTGCCAGtgaaaatactgacagttggcatcACTGTTCTCAAGGCAGATGGtattgcattctgtgcattaaagtggttgtaaagtttttttatcttaatgcat
This portion of the Aquarana catesbeiana isolate 2022-GZ linkage group LG07, ASM4218655v1, whole genome shotgun sequence genome encodes:
- the PTGFR gene encoding prostaglandin F2-alpha receptor, with translation MNNSLVPDLYGGPTSPTNTTHRTEHKISVFFSIVFMTVGITSNSLAIAILMKAYQRFRKKSKASFLLFASGLVITDLFGHLINGAIAVYIYASDRNWSKFDHADVLCSIFGMCMVFFGLCPLLLGSVMAVERCVGVTEPIFHSTTMTSRHAKIILTFVWLFAILVALLPILTLRSYHIQATKTWCFLKTEHIETWLDQFHLLLFSSLGFLALAISFLCNAMTGITLLKSRLKSQQHRQGRSHHIEMITQLLAIMCVSCICWTPFLFTMANIGLKRYGSQSQETNQTILFALRMATWNQILDPWVYILLRKTVLRKLFRIARRCCGVEIIDLHAWEFSSIKNSLKVATISDSPSCTRTNTFSISQKSDTEQKCELIETK